A genomic region of Drosophila kikkawai strain 14028-0561.14 chromosome X, DkikHiC1v2, whole genome shotgun sequence contains the following coding sequences:
- the LOC138929181 gene encoding GATA zinc finger domain-containing protein 14 has product MPRLKEEPDPESPQRKRRRESRRKNRTEARESSSESDASASSDDYTSGSSGSSYYSSTTSGSSSRSSSSSSGSSSSESEVDPKERSVEMRRDRERSSKHPCSCHRHRRHHRRHRRHNQPRRSRHRRGGGGGGGGGSGGHRHHSEHGKTRRSRKKRRGGTTKAASQSATTTAVASSTSSSAATGPICAEGLIKIPEPIPKPVPAPIVATVPVLATVPNPVQSAPAATAAVQQTHRHSRRPRVSRFSSQPVTVQPIQMTPSHPIASTYNNGNIHAIFTTDSGSSGSSKTQSTANATSLAAGLSIVPASSSSCQSSKSKSGTTKSSESHTSKSTSQTKTVELKPAAKVTIKSEPKTDVKIGIKVESHSSSHGHTHNSTKSNTNNHNIHTNSHSNVHTSAHTPAIVSALTNHSTKNNSNNHNTHTNSHTTKHINSHTNVHTNNSTKNNNNNTHTNTQSNEHTLSHTITHTNVHTNTHTNNNTSTHTNNIAPDNLNSTLNTHSNYLADINKTDNTNDHTYNNNNSNTNLHNKNNNTNHNSNNSDPRKIINSPQVRNPEKLACGSEYQTSNRNNAHNVTASARPTNGSPSEENSGSESESGQRNRRPWHYNRMNHQHKFQRNYRNYNNNYNNNYNNNNNNNFNNRNQRFRNGGKGNDQGGRPGYGGGGNGRAGGSGNGNGGGGGNGGGGGRFSGRGGGGVGQGPPPHARPPVKIVRLHIKHLSPQVTKDHITEIFGHFGPLTAVDFPMDRFGGRQGRGYAFVEYIHPQDCSNAIKHMNGGQIDGKRIIVNAFQEDMLKAPWRNYRRFSPVRTRRRNMDRSRSRSTDFSRSRTRSHSRSRSRTRSRSRSRSGLRSGSRFKSRFRTRSRSASGSRSRSKSRSRSRSRTGNSSPNYEAYQRPGSRNNKREEAPYS; this is encoded by the coding sequence ATGCCCAGACTGAAGGAGGAACCGGACCCGGAGTCGCCGCAGCGCAAGCGGAGGCGAGAGTCTCGTCGCAAGAATCGAACCGAGGCCAGGGAGTCCTCCTCCGAATCGGACGCCTCGGCTAGCAGCGATGACTATACCAGCGGGTCGAGTGGCTCCAGTTATTATAGCAGCACTACGAGCGGCTCCTCGAGCCGTTCCAGCTCCTCAAGCTCTGGCTCCTCGTCCAGCGAGAGCGAGGTGGACCCCAAAGAGCGCTCCGTGGAGATGCGGCGTGATCGTGAACGCTCCTCAAAGCACCCGTGCTCCTGTCACCGCCATCGACGTCATCATCGTCGCCATCGGCGCCACAATCAGCCGCGTCGCTCACGTCATCGtcgcggcggcggcggcggcggcggcggcggcagcggcggccatCGCCATCACTCGGAGCATGGCAAAACCAGGCGCTCGCGGAAGAAACGTCGCGGAGGCACTACCAAAGCAGCCTCCCAATCAGCAACCACAACAGCCGTGGCTTCGTCCACCTCTTCGTCGGCAGCCACAGGTCCCATTTGTGCTGAGGGATTAATCAAAATACCGGAACCCATACCCAAGCCAGTGCCGGCGCCCATTGTGGCCACTGTCCCAGTGCTAGCCACCGTGCCAAATCCCGTTCAATCTGCTCcagctgctactgctgctgtcCAGCAGACCCATCGACATTCACGCAGGCCACGCGTAAGCAGATTCAGCTCCCAGCCCGTGACGGTGCAGCCCATTCAGATGACACCGAGTCATCCCATTGCCAGTACCTACAACAATGGCAATATCCATGCCATCTTTACCACCGATTCGGGTTCTAGTGGATCCAGCAAGACCCAGTCCACTGCCAACGCGACATCTTTAGCCGCTGGCCTAAGCATTGTTCCGGCAAGTAGCAGCAGCTGTCAATCTTCGAAGAGCAAGTCGGGCACCACGAAATCGAGTGAGTCTCACACCAGCAAGTCCACATCGCAGACCAAAACAGTGGAGTTAAAGCCGGCAGCTAAGGTTACTATCAAGTCCGAGCCCAAGACGGATGTAAAAATTGGGATTAAGGTGGAGTCCCACTCTAGTTCCCATGGTCACACCCATAATAGCACCAAAAGTAACACCAACAACCACAATATACACACTAATTCTCATTCCAATGTTCATACCAGTGCTCATACTCCTGCAATTGTCAGTGCTCTCACCAATCATagcacaaaaaataatagcaaTAACCACAATACACACACCAATTCCCACACCACTAAGCATATCAATTCCCACACCAATGTTCACACTAATAATAgcactaaaaataataacaataatacaCACACCAACACTCAATCTAATGAACATACCCTTTCTCATACAATAACTCATACTAATGTACACACCAACACTCACACCAATAATAATACCAGCACCCACACCAACAACATTGCCCCTGATAATTTAAATTCCACCTTGAATACTCATTCCAACTACCTGGCTGATATTAACAAAACTGACAACACCAATGACCAcacatataataataacaacagcaacaccaatctccacaacaaaaacaacaacaccaatCATAATTCAAACAACTCGGATCCGAGGAAAATTATCAATAGCCCACAAGTCAGGAATCCTGAGAAGCTGGCCTGCGGCTCCGAATATCAAACATCCAATCGCAACAATGCACACAATGTCACGGCCAGTGCTCGACCCACCAATGGATCGCCATCGGAGGAGAACTCTggatcggaatcggaatcggggCAGAGGAATAGGCGACCGTGGCACTATAATCGTATGAATCACCAACATAAATTCCAGCGCAATTATAggaactacaacaacaattacaacaacaattataataacaacaataacaacaactttAACAATCGCAATCAACGCTTTCGGAACGGCGGAAAAGGAAATGACCAAGGAGGAAGACCAGGTTACGGAGGAGGAGGTAACGGGCGAGCAGGTGGAAgtggaaacggaaacggaggaggcggaggcaacggaggaggagggggaAGATTTAGTGGACGTGGCGGAGGAGGCGTAGGTCAGGGACCCCCACCGCACGCCCGTCCCCCTGTCAAGATCGTTCGTCTGCACATCAAACACTTGTCCCCTCAGGTGACCAAGGACCACATCACCGAGATCTTCGGGCACTTTGGACCCCTTACCGCCGTTGATTTTCCCATGGACCGTTTTGGTGGCCGCCAAGGTCGCGGCTATGCCTTTGTGGAGTATATCCATCCGCAGGACTGTTCCAATGCCATCAAGCACATGAACGGCGGCCAGATCGATGGCAAGCGGATCATCGTCAATGCCTTCCAGGAGGACATGCTGAAGGCACCGTGGCGCAACTATCGTCGCTTTTCGCCAGTTCGCACTCGTCGTCGTAATATGGATCGCTCCAGATCCCGTTCCACAGACTTTTCCCGTTCTCGCACCCGTTCCCATTCACGTTCCCGTTCTCGTAcccgttcccgttcccgttcccgttccGGCCTGCGCTCGGGATCACGCTTCAAGTCGCGCTTCCGCACCCGTTCCCGTTCCGCTTCCGgttcccgttcccgttccAAGTCCCGTTCCCGCTCACGTTCCCGTACCGGCAACTCTTCGCCAAACTATGAAGCCTACCAGCGTCCCGGTTCGCGTAACAACAAAAGGGAGGAAGCGCCATATTCATAA